A window from Citrobacter amalonaticus encodes these proteins:
- the prlC gene encoding oligopeptidase A — MTNPLLTPFVLPPFSNIQPEHVVPAVTKALNDCRENVERVVAQGAPYSWENLCQPLAEVDDVLGRIFSPVSHLNSVKNSPELREAYEQTLPLLSEYSTWVGQHEGLYKAYRDLRDGDHYATLNTAQKKAVDNALRDFELSGIGLPKEKQQRYGEIATRLSELGNLYSNNVLDATMGWTKLITDEAELAGMPESALAAAKAQAEAKEQEGYLLTLDIPSYLPVMTYCDNGQLREEMYRAYVTRASDQGPNAGKWDNSPVMAEILALRHELAQLLGFESYAFKSLATKMAENPQQVLEFLTDLAKRARPQGEKELAQLRAFAKTEFGVDELNPWDIAYYSEKQKQHLYSISDEQLRPYFPENKAVNGLFEVVKRIYGITAKERKDVDVWHPDVRFFELYDENNELRGSFYLDLYAREHKRGGAWMDDCVGQMRKSDGSLQKPVAYLTCNFNRPVNGKPALFTHDEVITLFHEFGHGLHHMLTRIETAGVSGINGVPWDAVELPSQFMENWCWEPDALAFISGHYETGEPLPKELLDKMLAAKNYQAALFILRQLEFGLFDFRLHAEFDPQQGAKILETLAEIKKQVAVVPGPSWGRFPHAFSHIFAGGYAAGYYSYLWADVLAADAFSRFEEEGIFNRDTGQSFLDNILTRGGSEEPMELFKRFRGREPQLDAMLEHYGIKG; from the coding sequence ATGACCAATCCTTTACTGACGCCTTTCGTGCTACCGCCTTTTTCCAACATTCAGCCGGAACATGTGGTCCCGGCGGTAACCAAAGCGCTGAACGACTGCCGTGAGAATGTGGAGCGCGTCGTAGCACAGGGCGCACCCTACAGCTGGGAAAATCTTTGCCAACCGTTGGCGGAAGTCGATGACGTCCTGGGGCGTATTTTTTCTCCGGTCAGCCATCTGAATTCAGTAAAAAACAGCCCGGAACTGCGCGAAGCCTACGAGCAAACCCTGCCGCTGCTGTCGGAATACAGCACCTGGGTTGGTCAGCATGAAGGTTTATACAAGGCATACCGCGACCTGCGTGACGGCGATCATTACGCTACGCTGAACACCGCACAGAAAAAAGCTGTGGATAACGCGCTGCGTGATTTTGAACTCTCCGGGATTGGCCTGCCGAAAGAAAAACAGCAGCGCTACGGTGAGATCGCCACCCGCCTGTCTGAACTGGGCAACCTGTACAGCAACAACGTCCTCGACGCCACCATGGGCTGGACGAAGCTGATTACTGATGAAGCAGAGCTGGCCGGGATGCCGGAAAGCGCGCTGGCGGCAGCAAAAGCACAGGCTGAAGCGAAAGAGCAGGAAGGCTATCTGCTGACGCTGGATATCCCGAGCTACCTGCCGGTGATGACTTACTGTGACAACGGGCAGCTTCGTGAAGAGATGTATCGTGCCTATGTGACCCGGGCGTCCGATCAAGGACCTAACGCCGGTAAATGGGACAACAGCCCGGTGATGGCGGAAATTCTCGCCCTGCGCCACGAGCTGGCGCAACTGCTGGGCTTTGAAAGCTATGCCTTTAAATCGCTCGCCACCAAAATGGCGGAAAACCCGCAGCAGGTGCTGGAGTTTTTAACCGATCTGGCAAAACGCGCGCGTCCGCAAGGCGAGAAAGAGCTGGCGCAACTGCGCGCCTTCGCGAAAACGGAGTTTGGTGTCGATGAACTGAACCCGTGGGATATCGCGTACTACAGCGAAAAACAGAAGCAGCATCTCTACAGCATCAGTGATGAACAATTACGTCCGTACTTCCCGGAAAACAAAGCCGTTAACGGCTTGTTTGAAGTGGTGAAACGTATTTATGGTATTACCGCAAAAGAGCGTAAGGATGTGGATGTCTGGCATCCGGACGTGCGTTTCTTTGAGCTGTATGACGAAAACAATGAACTGCGCGGCAGCTTCTATCTCGATCTCTATGCCCGTGAGCACAAACGCGGCGGGGCGTGGATGGATGACTGCGTCGGTCAGATGCGTAAATCCGACGGCTCACTGCAAAAACCGGTCGCTTACCTGACCTGTAACTTTAACCGCCCGGTGAATGGCAAACCGGCGCTGTTCACCCACGATGAAGTGATCACTCTGTTCCACGAATTTGGTCACGGCCTGCATCACATGCTGACCCGCATCGAGACCGCTGGCGTTTCCGGGATCAACGGCGTGCCGTGGGATGCGGTCGAGCTGCCGAGCCAGTTTATGGAAAACTGGTGCTGGGAACCGGACGCGCTGGCGTTTATCTCCGGCCATTACGAGACTGGCGAACCGCTGCCGAAGGAATTACTGGATAAAATGCTGGCGGCGAAGAACTACCAGGCGGCGCTGTTTATCCTGCGTCAGCTGGAGTTTGGTCTGTTTGACTTCCGTCTGCATGCGGAATTTGACCCGCAGCAAGGGGCGAAAATCCTCGAAACGCTGGCGGAAATCAAAAAACAGGTCGCCGTGGTGCCGGGGCCGTCTTGGGGGCGTTTCCCGCATGCATTCAGTCACATTTTCGCCGGTGGTTATGCGGCGGGGTATTACAGCTACCTGTGGGCTGATGTGCTGGCTGCGGATGCGTTCTCTCGCTTCGAAGAAGAAGGCATTTTCAATCGCGATACCGGCCAGTCATTCTTGGATAACATCCTGACGCGTGGCGGGTC
- a CDS encoding GNAT family N-acetyltransferase, which translates to MPILKTARLTCRPITSADWPFFLALQQDPDVMRHVADARSERDIREAFDSRLPTWHPGDAHWLCLLLCDNKSHKPLGVTGYIHRGEVCAEVGFLLTPGAQGKGYGTESLRAVCDYAFTTGGLRRLTACVTEGNQASRHVLEKVGFILEGTLRESYWLQQRWQNDWLLGLLKQEYITTAGSRS; encoded by the coding sequence GTGCCCATACTGAAAACAGCCCGCCTGACCTGTCGCCCGATAACCTCTGCCGACTGGCCCTTTTTTCTCGCGCTGCAGCAGGATCCGGACGTGATGCGTCATGTGGCCGACGCGCGAAGTGAGCGCGACATTCGGGAAGCGTTCGATTCTCGCTTACCGACATGGCATCCGGGCGACGCACACTGGCTGTGTTTGCTCCTGTGCGATAACAAAAGCCACAAGCCGCTCGGGGTGACGGGCTATATTCATCGAGGGGAAGTCTGTGCTGAGGTCGGGTTCTTGCTGACGCCCGGCGCGCAGGGAAAGGGATACGGGACAGAATCACTACGCGCCGTCTGCGATTACGCATTTACCACCGGCGGTCTGCGCCGTCTGACCGCTTGTGTCACTGAAGGTAATCAGGCTTCCCGGCATGTGCTGGAGAAAGTGGGATTTATACTGGAAGGGACGCTCAGGGAGAGTTACTGGCTACAACAGCGCTGGCAGAATGACTGGCTGCTGGGGTTATTAAAACAGGAAT
- a CDS encoding alpha,alpha-trehalase: MINQKLQHAPSEEITIDVDLFYETDPCELKLDEMIEAEPEPEMIEGLPASDALTPADRYLELFEHVQSSKIFADSKTFPDCAPKMDPLDILIRYRKVRRHRDFDLRRFVENHFWLPEVFDSAYVSNPENSLKEHIDQLWPVLTREPQDHIPWSSLLALPQSYIVPGGRFSETYYWDSYFTMLGLAESGREDLLKCMADNFAWMIENYGHIPNGNRTYYLSRSQPPVFALMVELFEEDGVRGARRYLDHLKMEYAFWMDGAESLVLNQAYRHAVRMPDGSLLNRYWDDRDTPRDESWLEDVETAKHSGRPPNEVYRDLRAGAASGWDYSSRWLRDPTRLASIRTTQFIPIDLNAFLFKLESTIANISALKGERDVEALFRQKASNRRAAVNRYLWDEENGCFRDYDWRREQMALFSAASIVPLYVGMATHEQADRLGDTVRARLLTPGGIMASEYETGEQWDKPNGWAPLQWMAIQGFKMYGDDALGDEIAHSWLQTVNQFYQQHHKLIEKYHIASGTPREGGGGEYPLQDGFGWTNGVARRLIGLYGEP; encoded by the coding sequence ATGATCAACCAGAAACTGCAACACGCCCCGTCAGAGGAAATCACGATCGACGTCGATCTTTTCTACGAAACGGATCCGTGCGAGTTAAAACTGGATGAGATGATTGAAGCAGAACCGGAACCTGAGATGATTGAGGGGCTCCCCGCCTCTGACGCCCTGACACCAGCCGATCGCTATCTTGAACTGTTCGAGCATGTACAATCCTCGAAAATTTTTGCCGACAGCAAAACGTTTCCTGACTGTGCGCCGAAAATGGATCCGCTCGATATTCTGATTCGCTACCGCAAAGTCCGTCGTCATCGGGATTTCGATTTACGCCGCTTTGTCGAAAATCACTTCTGGCTGCCTGAAGTCTTCGACAGCGCGTATGTTTCCAACCCGGAAAATTCGCTGAAAGAGCATATCGACCAGTTGTGGCCGGTACTCACCCGCGAGCCGCAGGATCATATTCCGTGGTCATCGCTGCTGGCGCTACCGCAATCCTATATCGTGCCAGGTGGTCGATTCAGCGAAACCTACTACTGGGATTCCTATTTCACCATGCTGGGTCTGGCGGAAAGCGGTCGCGAAGACCTGCTGAAATGTATGGCAGATAACTTTGCGTGGATGATTGAAAACTACGGCCATATTCCGAACGGCAACCGTACTTATTACCTCAGCCGCTCGCAGCCGCCGGTGTTTGCGCTGATGGTCGAACTGTTCGAAGAGGACGGCGTTCGCGGCGCACGGCGCTACCTCGACCATCTGAAGATGGAGTATGCCTTCTGGATGGACGGCGCAGAGTCGCTGGTGCTCAACCAGGCGTATCGCCATGCCGTCAGGATGCCGGACGGTTCACTGCTCAACCGCTACTGGGATGACCGCGACACGCCGCGCGATGAATCATGGCTGGAAGATGTGGAAACTGCCAAACATTCTGGTCGTCCGCCGAACGAGGTGTACCGCGATCTGCGCGCCGGTGCGGCATCGGGCTGGGACTATTCTTCCCGCTGGCTACGTGACCCCACACGACTGGCGAGCATTCGCACCACGCAGTTTATCCCTATCGATCTCAACGCCTTTCTGTTCAAACTGGAGAGCACCATCGCCAATATTTCAGCGCTAAAAGGCGAACGTGACGTTGAGGCACTGTTCCGCCAGAAGGCGAGCAATCGACGGGCTGCCGTCAACCGCTATCTGTGGGATGAGGAAAATGGCTGCTTTCGCGACTATGACTGGCGGCGGGAGCAAATGGCGCTGTTCTCTGCCGCCAGCATTGTCCCGCTTTACGTCGGGATGGCGACCCATGAACAGGCCGATCGGCTGGGGGATACCGTGCGTGCTCGCCTGTTGACGCCCGGCGGCATTATGGCCTCCGAGTACGAAACCGGCGAACAGTGGGATAAACCCAACGGTTGGGCGCCGCTACAATGGATGGCAATTCAGGGTTTTAAGATGTACGGCGATGATGCGCTGGGAGACGAAATCGCCCATAGCTGGCTGCAGACGGTGAATCAGTTTTATCAGCAACATCATAAGCTTATTGAGAAATACCATATCGCCAGCGGCACCCCGCGCGAAGGGGGCGGCGGCGAATATCCGTTGCAGGATGGCTTTGGCTGGACCAACGGCGTCGCACGGCGCCTGATTGGGCTGTATGGAGAACCATAA
- a CDS encoding 23S rRNA (adenine(2030)-N(6))-methyltransferase RlmJ, whose protein sequence is MLSYRHSFHAGNHADVLKHTVQSLIIESLKEKEKPFLYLDTHAGAGRYQLSGEHAERTGEYLEGIARIWQQDDLPAELEPYIGVVKHFNRSGQLRYYPGSPLIARQLLREQDSLHMTELHPSDFPLLRGEFQKDERARVARADGYQQLKAKLPPVSRRGLILIDPPYEIKSDYQAVVAGISEGYKRFATGTYALWYPVVLRQQIKRMVHDLEATGIRKILQIELAVRPDSDQRGMTASGMIVVNPPWKLEAQMNTVLPWLHSKLVPAGTGHTLVNWIVPE, encoded by the coding sequence ATGCTCAGTTATCGCCACAGCTTCCACGCTGGCAACCACGCCGACGTCCTTAAACACACGGTTCAGAGCCTGATCATCGAGTCGCTCAAAGAGAAAGAGAAGCCGTTTCTCTATCTGGACACCCATGCAGGCGCGGGCCGTTATCAGCTAAGCGGCGAGCATGCTGAACGCACCGGGGAGTACCTGGAAGGTATCGCCCGCATCTGGCAGCAGGACGATCTGCCAGCCGAACTCGAGCCGTACATCGGCGTGGTCAAACACTTCAACCGTAGCGGGCAACTGCGTTACTACCCCGGCTCCCCGCTGATCGCGCGTCAACTGCTGCGCGAGCAGGACAGCCTGCATATGACGGAGCTGCATCCGAGTGATTTCCCGCTGCTGCGAGGTGAATTCCAGAAAGATGAACGTGCCCGCGTAGCCCGTGCCGACGGCTATCAGCAACTGAAGGCAAAGCTGCCGCCGGTCTCTCGTCGTGGTTTGATTCTCATCGACCCGCCTTACGAGATTAAATCGGACTACCAGGCCGTTGTCGCCGGGATTAGCGAAGGCTATAAACGTTTTGCCACTGGGACGTATGCGCTGTGGTATCCGGTCGTGTTACGCCAGCAAATCAAGCGCATGGTGCACGATCTGGAAGCGACCGGCATCCGTAAAATCCTGCAAATTGAGCTGGCGGTCCGCCCGGACAGCGACCAGCGCGGCATGACCGCCTCCGGCATGATTGTGGTCAACCCGCCGTGGAAGCTGGAAGCACAAATGAACACAGTGCTACCGTGGCTGCACAGCAAGCTGGTGCCAGCGGGTACCGGGCATACCTTGGTAAACTGGATCGTGCCAGAGTAA
- a CDS encoding STY4199 family HEPN domain-containing protein, translating into MTISVLTTRTTFEHCLGIIRQASVEILLMLGVHASDGKDPRWFLEHLDQARLNLGGWSQVARRLHLNDAQLSQFTLQLRHLQQCVPQYDSGQEVSENQLIAALRVVRSLELLRHHQSLLNFKTDIEEADHSQQVRAERQLRTIELTLTALISQMWPDKTQLNNYLKENFGADKLRRWIKLGERQDPLNGMRFSELALMIVDKKTFTRHYSGIFNDASVLNLFVEPRLTLRVFLDDCRQARNTVLAGEPLSSAQLTLLSCQFQHIVRPVQRAYEQGRARINPAALMIVEEGQLAQFWEEARKKDRQAGGDTEEIGESIEPLRKRSLRTAEEREQLITGVLWGAVGLMVIAILGGGAWLVSSQPPAPAPNIKITQAEPKRELPSAREMVTQMGITWDVFNMRAAIDRNDTRVTALFLQGGMNWQVSWTETAFARNNTDVLELLLRYPSQMDESKPCRRFINTLGHAMSGGAPLTGEHKAYLKRFCTVPAVIARQQHDTGQAERRFRADPSADNEKWLKIQRAIFDVIE; encoded by the coding sequence ATGACGATTAGCGTTTTGACGACACGCACCACCTTTGAACACTGTCTGGGGATTATCCGCCAGGCCTCGGTGGAGATCCTGCTGATGCTGGGGGTGCATGCCTCTGACGGCAAAGATCCGCGATGGTTTCTGGAACACCTGGATCAAGCCCGGCTGAACCTGGGCGGCTGGAGCCAGGTCGCCCGGCGTTTGCATCTCAACGACGCGCAACTGAGCCAGTTCACGCTGCAACTGCGCCATCTCCAGCAGTGCGTACCGCAATATGACAGCGGGCAGGAGGTCAGTGAGAACCAACTGATTGCCGCCCTGCGCGTGGTCAGGTCGCTGGAATTGCTGCGCCATCATCAATCGTTACTCAATTTTAAAACGGACATTGAAGAGGCCGACCACAGTCAGCAAGTACGCGCAGAACGGCAGTTACGCACGATTGAGCTAACCCTGACTGCGCTTATCTCGCAGATGTGGCCGGATAAAACGCAGCTCAATAATTACCTCAAAGAAAACTTTGGCGCGGATAAGCTCAGACGCTGGATTAAGCTGGGTGAACGCCAGGATCCGCTGAATGGGATGCGTTTTAGCGAGCTGGCGCTGATGATTGTCGATAAAAAGACCTTCACCCGCCACTATTCCGGCATCTTTAACGATGCGTCAGTGCTGAACCTGTTTGTTGAACCGCGCCTGACGCTGCGGGTGTTTCTCGATGACTGTCGCCAGGCACGAAACACGGTGCTGGCCGGGGAGCCGCTGTCATCGGCACAGTTGACGTTACTCTCCTGCCAGTTTCAGCATATTGTCCGTCCTGTCCAGCGGGCCTATGAGCAAGGGCGCGCCCGCATTAATCCGGCGGCGTTAATGATTGTGGAAGAGGGGCAACTGGCGCAGTTTTGGGAGGAGGCGCGGAAAAAGGACCGTCAGGCGGGAGGCGATACCGAGGAAATTGGCGAATCCATTGAACCCCTGCGCAAGCGTTCGCTGCGCACGGCGGAAGAACGTGAACAACTGATCACTGGCGTGCTCTGGGGCGCGGTGGGGCTCATGGTGATCGCCATCCTGGGCGGTGGAGCGTGGTTAGTGAGTTCGCAACCGCCCGCGCCCGCGCCGAACATCAAGATCACCCAGGCAGAGCCCAAGCGCGAATTGCCTTCCGCACGCGAAATGGTGACGCAGATGGGGATCACCTGGGATGTGTTTAACATGCGTGCGGCGATCGATCGCAATGACACCCGGGTCACCGCGCTTTTTTTGCAGGGCGGTATGAACTGGCAGGTCTCGTGGACCGAAACGGCGTTTGCCCGCAACAATACCGATGTCCTCGAGTTACTGTTGCGCTACCCTTCGCAGATGGATGAAAGCAAACCGTGTCGACGCTTTATCAATACGTTGGGTCACGCCATGTCCGGTGGCGCGCCGCTGACGGGCGAACACAAAGCTTATCTGAAGCGTTTCTGCACAGTGCCTGCGGTGATAGCGCGACAGCAGCATGATACCGGGCAGGCAGAGCGGCGTTTCCGCGCCGATCCCAGCGCGGATAACGAGAAATGGCTGAAGATTCAGCGCGCCATTTTTGACGTGATAGAGTAA
- the gorA gene encoding glutathione-disulfide reductase — protein sequence MSKHYDYIAIGGGSGGIASINRAAMYGQKCALIEAKALGGTCVNVGCVPKKVMWHAAQIREAIHLYGPDYGFDTTINKFNWDTLIASRTAYIDRIHTSYDNVLGKNNVDVIKGFARFVDAKTIEVNGETITADHILIATGGRPSHPDIPGVEYGIDSDGFFELPALPERVAVVGAGYIAVELAGVINGLGAKTHLFVRKHAPLRSFDPMITETLVEVMNAEGPTLHTHAIPKAVVKNADGSLTLELEDGRSETVDCLIWAIGREPATDNFNLAATGVKTNDKGYIVVDKYQNTSVDGIYAVGDNTGAVELTPVAVAAGRRLSERLFNNKPDEHLDYSNIPTVVFSHPPIGTVGLTEPQAREQYGDAQVKVYKSSFTAMYTAVTSHRQPCRMKLVCVGPEEKIVGIHGIGFGMDEMLQGFAVALKMGATKKDFDNTVAIHPTAAEEFVTMR from the coding sequence ATGAGCAAGCATTATGACTACATCGCCATCGGCGGTGGCAGCGGCGGTATCGCCTCGATTAACCGTGCAGCCATGTACGGCCAGAAGTGTGCGCTGATTGAAGCCAAAGCGCTGGGCGGCACCTGCGTTAACGTCGGGTGCGTCCCGAAAAAAGTAATGTGGCATGCTGCGCAGATCCGTGAAGCGATCCACCTGTATGGTCCGGACTACGGGTTTGACACCACGATCAATAAATTCAACTGGGATACGCTGATTGCCAGCCGTACTGCCTATATCGACCGCATTCACACCTCGTATGACAACGTGCTGGGTAAAAATAACGTTGATGTGATCAAAGGTTTTGCCCGCTTCGTCGATGCCAAAACCATTGAAGTCAACGGTGAAACAATTACTGCCGATCACATTCTCATCGCCACGGGGGGTCGTCCGAGCCACCCGGATATTCCGGGCGTGGAATACGGTATCGACTCCGATGGTTTCTTTGAACTGCCGGCCCTGCCGGAGCGCGTCGCGGTTGTCGGTGCCGGTTATATCGCCGTTGAACTGGCGGGCGTGATTAACGGTCTGGGTGCCAAAACCCATCTGTTCGTGCGTAAGCATGCGCCACTGCGCAGTTTTGACCCGATGATTACCGAAACGCTGGTGGAAGTGATGAATGCCGAAGGCCCGACGCTTCACACCCACGCCATTCCGAAAGCGGTCGTGAAAAACGCCGACGGTAGCCTGACGCTTGAACTGGAAGACGGTCGCAGTGAAACGGTCGATTGCCTGATTTGGGCGATTGGTCGTGAACCGGCAACCGATAATTTCAACCTAGCAGCGACCGGCGTAAAAACCAACGACAAAGGGTATATCGTCGTCGATAAATACCAGAATACCAGCGTGGACGGGATTTATGCGGTCGGAGATAACACCGGCGCTGTCGAGCTGACGCCAGTTGCTGTTGCGGCAGGTCGCCGTCTTTCTGAGCGCCTGTTTAACAACAAGCCGGACGAGCATCTGGACTACAGCAATATTCCTACCGTGGTCTTCAGCCACCCGCCGATTGGCACCGTAGGTCTGACCGAACCGCAGGCGCGCGAGCAGTATGGCGATGCGCAGGTGAAAGTGTATAAATCTTCGTTTACTGCAATGTATACCGCGGTAACCTCACACCGTCAGCCGTGCCGCATGAAGTTAGTCTGCGTCGGCCCGGAAGAGAAAATCGTCGGCATCCACGGTATCGGCTTTGGCATGGATGAAATGTTGCAGGGCTTTGCAGTAGCGCTGAAAATGGGCGCCACCAAGAAAGACTTCGACAACACCGTGGCCATTCACCCGACGGCAGCGGAAGAGTTTGTGACCATGCGTTAA